A DNA window from Drosophila pseudoobscura strain MV-25-SWS-2005 chromosome 2, UCI_Dpse_MV25, whole genome shotgun sequence contains the following coding sequences:
- the ATP8B gene encoding phospholipid-transporting ATPase ID isoform X9 → MGTKTQPQQAKENERRIRANDKEFNLQYKYHNNYIKTSKYSVFTFLPFNLLEQFQRLANFYFLCLLVLQLIPAISSLTPVTTAIPLIGVLTLTAVKDAYDDIQRHLSDSQVNNRKSKTLRNGKLVDAKWSEVQVGDVIRLDNNQFVAADILLLTTSEPNGLCFIETAELDGETNLKAKQCLTETIELGDHHDALWNFNGEILCERPNNLLNKFDGTLIWRNQRFALDNEKILLRGCVLRNTQWCYGVVVFAGVDTKLMQNSGKTQFKSTGVDRLLNFIIIGIVLFLVSICALFAVGCAIWEGLIGQHFQVYLPWEHIIPKDYIPSGATVIGLLVFFSYAIVLNTVVPISLYVSVEVIRFIQSFLINWDEEMYYARTNTYAKARTTTLNEELGQIQYIFSDKTGTLTQNIMTFNKCSINGRTYGDVIDLRTGEPIEVTEQQTIFHNSPRNPEEVPTGTATSTKQPPLILVHKAEVHAKKSSVMVTAEGETQLASSPSSDRAEMEHSAPLPAPQDPQRNRGRKQVRYSAPSRSQEEEPGGTIPGRLPTPRGSSPSGYDSQRSSSRSSGGGLGVCFKRSGPGLMQRQLSSTNSSDKALQCVDFSANPHHESDFRWYDRTLLDAVRSDEEHSHVFFRLLALCHTVMAETVEGKLEYQAQSPDEAALVAAARNFGFVFRSRTPNSITIEVMGRKEEYELLNILDFNNVRKRMSVILRRGNTVVLYCKGADNVIYDRLHGGQEDLKARTQDHLNKFAGEGLRTLVLAERRLTEQYYKNWRTRQQEAALAMDSREERLNEIYEEIESDMQLVGVTAIEDKLQDGVPKAIANLQSAGIKIWVLTGDKQETAINIGYSCQLLTDELADVFIVDGNSVEEVEKQLRQFKESIKIYNRFRPGGTEALYNSDSNMDPLSVTMTQTSVFMHESSNPPTPPPPPAISVVTFSAECNDLFGDEKRSLDDGAASIVIDETTGFALVVNGHSLVHCLSPELEIKFLDIASQCKAVICCRVTPLQKALVVELIKRAKNAVTLAIGDGANDVSMIKAAHIGVGISGQEGLQAVLSSDYAIAQFRYLERLLLVHGRWSYYRMCKFLRYFFYKNFAFTLCHCWYSLFCGFSAQTVFDPMFISVYNLFYTSLPVLSLGIFEQDVSDKNSVEYPRLYTPGLRSELFNIREFIYSVLHGAFTSLVLFLIPYGVYKDGVSQNGYILSDHMTLGAVVATILIVDNTAQISLYTSYWTIVNHITIWGSLVWYFVLDYFYNYVIGGPYVGSLTQAIKDLTFWMTMLITVMVLVAPVLAYKYYLLDVHPSLSDKIRQKSLKKIHSRASSDVRRTPSSRRGRRSVRSGYAFAHQEGFGRLITSGKIMHKMPQDFAFPLGLGTKKTQALHNNLASADQTKASNSSGHHMGNNNNTNQRHNQNQNHSSMADISAEGRAADAGGSGANDDISPRAPCQDLDTINL, encoded by the exons ATGGGCACAAAAACTCAACCGCAACAGGCCAAAG AGAACGAACGCAGAATCCGCGCCAATGACAAAGAGTTTAATCTTCAGTACAAATATCAT AACAACTACATCAAGACCTCCAAGTATTCGGTGTTCACCTTCCTGCCCTTCAATCTGTTGGAGCAGTTCCAGCGTTTGGCCAACTTTTATTTCCTCTGTCTGCTGGTCCTCCAACTGATTCCTGCAATCTCCTCACTCACGCCCGTCACAACAGCTATACCTCTGATTGGAGTACTCACTCTGACAGCTGTCAAAGATGCCTATGATGACATT CAACGACATCTATCCGACTCGCAGGTCAACAATCGCAAGTCGAAGACCCTGAGGAATGGCAAACTGGTGGATGCCAAGTGGTCGGAGGTCCAGGTGGGCGATGTCATCCGCCTGGACAACAATCAGTTTGTGGCCGCCGATATCCTGCTGCTGACCACATCGGAGCCCAACGGTTTGTGCTTCATTGAGACGGCGGAACTGGATGGGGAGACCAATCTGAAGGCCAAACAATGCCTAACGGAAACCATCGAGCTGGGGGATCATCATGATGCGCTGTGGAACTTTAATGGCGAGATTCTCTGCGAGAGACCCAACAATCTCCTGAACAAGTTCGATGGCACTCTGATCTGGCGCAATCAGCGATTCGCACTGGACAATGAGAAGATTCTGCTGAGAGGTTGTGTGCTGCGAAACACCCAATGGTGCTATGGCGTTGTGGTCTTTGCCGGAGTGGACACCAAACTCATGCAGAACTCTGGAAAGACGCAGTTTAAGAGTACAGGCGTGGATCGCCTGCTTAACTTTATCATCATAGGG ATTGTTCTCTTTCTGGTGTCGATCTGTGCCTTATTTGCCGTTGGCTGCGCCATCTGGGAGGGTCTGATAGGACAGCATTTTCAGGTGTATTTGCCCTGGGAGCATATCATACCCAAAGACTATATACCCTCGGGGGCCACAGTCATTGGATTGCTTGTTTTCTTCTCGTATGCCATAGTCTTAAACACTGTTGTGCCAATCTCGCTCTACGTTTCAGTAGAG GTAATACGCTTTATACAGTCGTTTCTCATCAACTGGGATGAGGAAATGTATTATGCACGCACCAATACTTATGCCAAAGCCCGCACCACCACGCTCAACGAGGAGCTGGGCCAGATACAGTACATATTCTCGGACAAGACGGGCACTCTCACCCAGAACATCATGACATTCAACAAGTGCAGCATCAATGGGCGCACCTATGGCGATGTGATTGACTTGCGAACGGGAGAACCCATCGAAGTCACTGAG CAGCAAACAATTTTCCACAATAGCCCCAGAAATCCCGAAGAGGTTCCCACAGGAACAGCTACATCAACAAAGCAGCCACCCCTCATCCTGGTGCACAAAGCCGAGGTCCATGCGAAGAAGAGCTCTGTGATGGTCACCGCCGAGGGTGAGACACAATTGGCCAGCAGTCCGTCATCTGACAGAGCGGAAATGGAGCACTCGGCTCCGCTGCCGGCACCGCAAGACCCCCAGCGGAATCGTGGACGCAAACAAGTTCGCTATTCGGCGCCCAGCAGGAGCCAAGAGGAGGAGCCCGGGGGGACAATCCCTGGAAGATTGCCGACCCCTAGAGGATCGTCACCCTCTGGTTATGACAGTcaaaggagcagcagtagGAGCAGCGGAGGAGGATTGGGTGTCTGCTTTAAGCGTAGTGGACCGGGGCTTATGCAACGTCAACTTTCCAGCACAAACAGCAGTGACAAA GCCCTGCAATGCGTCGACTTCTCAGCCAATCCTCATCACGAGAGCGACTTTCGCTGGTACGATCGCACGCTGCTGGATGCAGTTCGCTCGGATGAGGAGCATTCCCACGTATTTTTTCGTCTGTTGGCCCTCTGTCATACAGTCATGGCGGAGACCGTAGAGGGGAAGCTGGAGTACCAGGCCCAGAGTCCCGATGAGGCGGCTCTCGTGGCGGCAGCCCGCAATTTTGGTTTTGTATTTCGCTCACGAACACCAAACAGTATTACCATCGAGGTGATGGGTCGAAAGGAG GAATACGAGCTCCTCAATATTCTAGATTTCAACAATGTCCGCAAGCGTATGTCTGTGATCCTTCGACGAGGCAACACCGTGGTGCTATACTGCAAGGGAGCGGACAATGTGATATACGATCGATTGCATGGCGGCCAAGAAGATCTAAAAGCCCGCACACAAGATCACCTGAAT AAATTTGCTGGCGAGGGTCTACGCACTCTGGTCCTGGCCGAGCGGCGTCTCACCGAACAGTACTACAAGAACTGGCGGACTCGGCAGCAGGAGGCCGCCTTGGCCATGGACTCGCGCGAAGAGAGGTTGAATGAGATATACGAAGAGATCGAGAGCGATATGCAGCTGGTGGGCGTGACGGCCATTGAGGACAAACTGCAGGACGGGGTGCCCAAGGCTATTGCAAATCTACAAAGTGCAGGGATAAAGATATGGGTTTTAACAGGAGACAAGCAGG AAACGGCCATCAATATTGGGTACTCCTGCCAGCTGCTGACGGATGAGCTGGCGGATGTCTTCATAGTGGATGGAAATTCCGTGGAAGAGGTGGAAAAGCAATTGAGACAGTTTAAAGAATCTATCAAGATATACAATCGATTTCGACCAGGAG GAACCGAAGCCCTTTACAATAGCGACAGCAACATGGATCCGCTGAGCGTGACCATGACACAGACCTCGGTCTTTATGCACGAATCGAGCAATCCGCccacgccgccgccaccgcccgCCATATCGGTGGTTACCTTTAG CGCCGAGTGCAACGATTTGTTTGGGGATGAGAAGAGGAGCTTAGATGATGGTGCTGCCTCCATAGTGATAGATGAGACCACTGGCTTTGCTTTGGTCGTTAATGGACACTCACTGGTTCATTGTCTGTCGCCGGAATTGGAGATCAA ATTCCTGGACATTGCCTCACAGTGCAAAGCGGTTATCTGTTGCCGGGTTACTCCGCTGCAGAAGGCTCTGGTCGTGGAACTTATTAAGCGTGCCAAAAATGCCGTCACCCTGGCCATAGGCGATGGTGCCAATGATGTATCGATGATAAAGG CTGCTCATATAGGTGTGGGCATATCGGGTCAGGAGGGCCTTCAGGCTGTTTTATCCAGCGACTATGCCATTGCCCAGTTCCGGTATCTAGAGAGGCTCTTGCTGGTCCATGGTCGTTGGTCCTACTATCGGATGTGCAAGTTTCTGCGCTACTTTTTCTACAAGAACTTTGCATTTACTCTGTGCCATTGCTGGTATTCGCTATTCTGCGGCTTCAGTGCTCAG ACCGTTTTCGATCCCATGTTCATATCGGTGTATAATCTGTTCTACACTTCGCTGCCGGTTTTATCTTTGGGGATCTTCGAGCAGGACGTATCGGATAAGAACAGCGTGGAATATCCGCGTCTCTATACGCCGGGTCTTAGGAGTGAACTCTTTAATATACGTGAATTTATATACAGCGTGCTGCATGGCGCCTTTACCTCTCTTGTCCTGTTTCTGATACCCTATGGCGTCTATAAGGATGGTGTCTCCCAAAATGGTTATATATTGAGCGATCACATGACCCTGGGAGCCGTTGTGGCCACTATACTCATTGTGGATAATACAGCACAG ATCTCTCTATACACTTCTTATTGGACCATCGTGAATCACATAACAATTTGGGGCAGCTTGGTCTGGTATTTTGTGCTGGATTACTTCTATAATTATGTCATTGGCGGGCCTTATGTGGGCTCGTTGACTCAGGCTATAAAGGATCTTACTTTTTGGATGACAATGTTGATAACGGTAATGGTACTCGTGGCTCCTGTGTTGGCGTACAAGTATTATCTTCTCGATGTCCATCCAAGTTTGTCGGATAAG ATCCGCCAAAAATCCTTAAAGAAGATCCATTCGAGAGCCTCCAGCGATGTGCGACGTACTCCATCCTCACGTCGTGGACGTCGCTCTGTACGCTCTGGTTATGCCTTTGCTCATCAG GAGGGTTTTGGACGTCTCATCACCTCGGGCAAGATCATGCACAAGATGCCGCAGGACTTTGCCTTTCCTCTGGGCTTGGGCACGAAGAAGACTCAGGCCCTGCACAACAATCTGGCCTCTGCAGATCAGACCAAGGCCAGCAATTCTTCGGGTCACCACAtgggcaacaacaacaataccaATCAGCGGCACAATCAGAACCAGAATCATTCATCGATGGCGGATATAAGTGCCGAAGGACGTGCGGCAGATGCAGGTGGCAGTGGCGCCAATGATGATATAAGTCCTCGGGCGCCCTGCCAAGATCTGGATACAATTAATCTGTAA
- the ATP8B gene encoding phospholipid-transporting ATPase ID isoform X3, translating to MIGGGKRCSEAARRLRQRPDTLELAVLDGQRTEKQEDDQTPSGAIGEPAVTASTSSSTKKACWFQFARSSRNRRKRLHCEEDEEETESGRKACLAQPEGMNIGSSTQTIATPLMIGDSFYSLATEAPNPAGDPKPDDQEQYKQRDPSVVSESKSTRSLRRLSQLRRRRSSYYFSENERRIRANDKEFNLQYKYHNNYIKTSKYSVFTFLPFNLLEQFQRLANFYFLCLLVLQLIPAISSLTPVTTAIPLIGVLTLTAVKDAYDDIQRHLSDSQVNNRKSKTLRNGKLVDAKWSEVQVGDVIRLDNNQFVAADILLLTTSEPNGLCFIETAELDGETNLKAKQCLTETIELGDHHDALWNFNGEILCERPNNLLNKFDGTLIWRNQRFALDNEKILLRGCVLRNTQWCYGVVVFAGVDTKLMQNSGKTQFKSTGVDRLLNFIIIGIVLFLVSICALFAVGCAIWEGLIGQHFQVYLPWEHIIPKDYIPSGATVIGLLVFFSYAIVLNTVVPISLYVSVEVIRFIQSFLINWDEEMYYARTNTYAKARTTTLNEELGQIQYIFSDKTGTLTQNIMTFNKCSINGRTYGDVIDLRTGEPIEVTEQQTIFHNSPRNPEEVPTGTATSTKQPPLILVHKAEVHAKKSSVMVTAEGETQLASSPSSDRAEMEHSAPLPAPQDPQRNRGRKQVRYSAPSRSQEEEPGGTIPGRLPTPRGSSPSGYDSQRSSSRSSGGGLGVCFKRSGPGLMQRQLSSTNSSDKVKILHDNEQTEPHMHHHNQHHHSQHHQQPQHNGRLVKLKFKKSPSTTSLSVPFCHNHSATEELTLQAPPTAQHQSTTHQNHHNESFATNWSSSRQRVHALQCVDFSANPHHESDFRWYDRTLLDAVRSDEEHSHVFFRLLALCHTVMAETVEGKLEYQAQSPDEAALVAAARNFGFVFRSRTPNSITIEVMGRKEEYELLNILDFNNVRKRMSVILRRGNTVVLYCKGADNVIYDRLHGGQEDLKARTQDHLNKFAGEGLRTLVLAERRLTEQYYKNWRTRQQEAALAMDSREERLNEIYEEIESDMQLVGVTAIEDKLQDGVPKAIANLQSAGIKIWVLTGDKQETAINIGYSCQLLTDELADVFIVDGNSVEEVEKQLRQFKESIKIYNRFRPGGTEALYNSDSNMDPLSVTMTQTSVFMHESSNPPTPPPPPAISVVTFSAECNDLFGDEKRSLDDGAASIVIDETTGFALVVNGHSLVHCLSPELEIKFLDIASQCKAVICCRVTPLQKALVVELIKRAKNAVTLAIGDGANDVSMIKAAHIGVGISGQEGLQAVLSSDYAIAQFRYLERLLLVHGRWSYYRMCKFLRYFFYKNFAFTLCHCWYSLFCGFSAQTVFDPMFISVYNLFYTSLPVLSLGIFEQDVSDKNSVEYPRLYTPGLRSELFNIREFIYSVLHGAFTSLVLFLIPYGVYKDGVSQNGYILSDHMTLGAVVATILIVDNTAQISLYTSYWTIVNHITIWGSLVWYFVLDYFYNYVIGGPYVGSLTQAIKDLTFWMTMLITVMVLVAPVLAYKYYLLDVHPSLSDKIRQKSLKKIHSRASSDVRRTPSSRRGRRSVRSGYAFAHQEGFGRLITSGKIMHKMPQDFAFPLGLGTKKTQALHNNLASADQTKASNSSGHHMGNNNNTNQRHNQNQNHSSMADISAEGRAADAGGSGANDDISPRAPCQDLDTINL from the exons ATGATTGGTGGTGGCAAGAGGTGCAGCGAGGCAGCTCGACGCCTGCGCCAGCGTCCGGATACATTGGAGCTGGCGGTGCTAGATGGACAGCGGACTGAGAAGCAGGAGGATGATCAGACTCCATCCGGAGCAATCGGAGAACCCGCAGTAACAGCATCCACTTCATCGTCAACCAAGAAAGCCTGTTGGTTCCAGTTTGCAAGGAGCTCCCGGAATCGAAGGAAGCGCCTGCATTGCGAGGAGGATGAAGAGGAAACGGAAAGTGGGCGGAAGGCTTGTCTCGCTCAACCGGAGGGCATGAATATAGGCAGCTCCACGCAGACCATAGCCACACCACTGATGATAGGGGATAGCTTCTACAGTCTGGCCACAGAAGCCCCAAATCCTGCAGGAGATCCAAAACCCGATGACCAAGAGCAGTACAAGCAAAGGGATCCTTCGGTCGTCTCTGAATCGAAATCAACGCGTAGTCTGCGGCGTCTCTCCCAGCTACGAAGACGTCGCAGTTCCTACTACTTTTCGG AGAACGAACGCAGAATCCGCGCCAATGACAAAGAGTTTAATCTTCAGTACAAATATCAT AACAACTACATCAAGACCTCCAAGTATTCGGTGTTCACCTTCCTGCCCTTCAATCTGTTGGAGCAGTTCCAGCGTTTGGCCAACTTTTATTTCCTCTGTCTGCTGGTCCTCCAACTGATTCCTGCAATCTCCTCACTCACGCCCGTCACAACAGCTATACCTCTGATTGGAGTACTCACTCTGACAGCTGTCAAAGATGCCTATGATGACATT CAACGACATCTATCCGACTCGCAGGTCAACAATCGCAAGTCGAAGACCCTGAGGAATGGCAAACTGGTGGATGCCAAGTGGTCGGAGGTCCAGGTGGGCGATGTCATCCGCCTGGACAACAATCAGTTTGTGGCCGCCGATATCCTGCTGCTGACCACATCGGAGCCCAACGGTTTGTGCTTCATTGAGACGGCGGAACTGGATGGGGAGACCAATCTGAAGGCCAAACAATGCCTAACGGAAACCATCGAGCTGGGGGATCATCATGATGCGCTGTGGAACTTTAATGGCGAGATTCTCTGCGAGAGACCCAACAATCTCCTGAACAAGTTCGATGGCACTCTGATCTGGCGCAATCAGCGATTCGCACTGGACAATGAGAAGATTCTGCTGAGAGGTTGTGTGCTGCGAAACACCCAATGGTGCTATGGCGTTGTGGTCTTTGCCGGAGTGGACACCAAACTCATGCAGAACTCTGGAAAGACGCAGTTTAAGAGTACAGGCGTGGATCGCCTGCTTAACTTTATCATCATAGGG ATTGTTCTCTTTCTGGTGTCGATCTGTGCCTTATTTGCCGTTGGCTGCGCCATCTGGGAGGGTCTGATAGGACAGCATTTTCAGGTGTATTTGCCCTGGGAGCATATCATACCCAAAGACTATATACCCTCGGGGGCCACAGTCATTGGATTGCTTGTTTTCTTCTCGTATGCCATAGTCTTAAACACTGTTGTGCCAATCTCGCTCTACGTTTCAGTAGAG GTAATACGCTTTATACAGTCGTTTCTCATCAACTGGGATGAGGAAATGTATTATGCACGCACCAATACTTATGCCAAAGCCCGCACCACCACGCTCAACGAGGAGCTGGGCCAGATACAGTACATATTCTCGGACAAGACGGGCACTCTCACCCAGAACATCATGACATTCAACAAGTGCAGCATCAATGGGCGCACCTATGGCGATGTGATTGACTTGCGAACGGGAGAACCCATCGAAGTCACTGAG CAGCAAACAATTTTCCACAATAGCCCCAGAAATCCCGAAGAGGTTCCCACAGGAACAGCTACATCAACAAAGCAGCCACCCCTCATCCTGGTGCACAAAGCCGAGGTCCATGCGAAGAAGAGCTCTGTGATGGTCACCGCCGAGGGTGAGACACAATTGGCCAGCAGTCCGTCATCTGACAGAGCGGAAATGGAGCACTCGGCTCCGCTGCCGGCACCGCAAGACCCCCAGCGGAATCGTGGACGCAAACAAGTTCGCTATTCGGCGCCCAGCAGGAGCCAAGAGGAGGAGCCCGGGGGGACAATCCCTGGAAGATTGCCGACCCCTAGAGGATCGTCACCCTCTGGTTATGACAGTcaaaggagcagcagtagGAGCAGCGGAGGAGGATTGGGTGTCTGCTTTAAGCGTAGTGGACCGGGGCTTATGCAACGTCAACTTTCCAGCACAAACAGCAGTGACAAAGTAAAGATCTTGCATGACAACGAACAAACCGAACCACACATGCACCACCACaaccagcaccaccacagtcagcaccaccaacaaccacaacacaATGGCCGGTTGGTCAAGCTCAAGTTCAAGAAATCCCCATCAACAACATCGCTGAGTGTTCCCTTCTGTCACAACCACAGCGCTACAGAGGAGCTGACGCTGCAGGCACCGCCAACCGCACAGCACCAAAGCACCACCCACCAAAATCACCACAATGAATCATTTGCCACCAATTGGAGTTCGTCGCGTCAGAGAGTGCAC GCCCTGCAATGCGTCGACTTCTCAGCCAATCCTCATCACGAGAGCGACTTTCGCTGGTACGATCGCACGCTGCTGGATGCAGTTCGCTCGGATGAGGAGCATTCCCACGTATTTTTTCGTCTGTTGGCCCTCTGTCATACAGTCATGGCGGAGACCGTAGAGGGGAAGCTGGAGTACCAGGCCCAGAGTCCCGATGAGGCGGCTCTCGTGGCGGCAGCCCGCAATTTTGGTTTTGTATTTCGCTCACGAACACCAAACAGTATTACCATCGAGGTGATGGGTCGAAAGGAG GAATACGAGCTCCTCAATATTCTAGATTTCAACAATGTCCGCAAGCGTATGTCTGTGATCCTTCGACGAGGCAACACCGTGGTGCTATACTGCAAGGGAGCGGACAATGTGATATACGATCGATTGCATGGCGGCCAAGAAGATCTAAAAGCCCGCACACAAGATCACCTGAAT AAATTTGCTGGCGAGGGTCTACGCACTCTGGTCCTGGCCGAGCGGCGTCTCACCGAACAGTACTACAAGAACTGGCGGACTCGGCAGCAGGAGGCCGCCTTGGCCATGGACTCGCGCGAAGAGAGGTTGAATGAGATATACGAAGAGATCGAGAGCGATATGCAGCTGGTGGGCGTGACGGCCATTGAGGACAAACTGCAGGACGGGGTGCCCAAGGCTATTGCAAATCTACAAAGTGCAGGGATAAAGATATGGGTTTTAACAGGAGACAAGCAGG AAACGGCCATCAATATTGGGTACTCCTGCCAGCTGCTGACGGATGAGCTGGCGGATGTCTTCATAGTGGATGGAAATTCCGTGGAAGAGGTGGAAAAGCAATTGAGACAGTTTAAAGAATCTATCAAGATATACAATCGATTTCGACCAGGAG GAACCGAAGCCCTTTACAATAGCGACAGCAACATGGATCCGCTGAGCGTGACCATGACACAGACCTCGGTCTTTATGCACGAATCGAGCAATCCGCccacgccgccgccaccgcccgCCATATCGGTGGTTACCTTTAG CGCCGAGTGCAACGATTTGTTTGGGGATGAGAAGAGGAGCTTAGATGATGGTGCTGCCTCCATAGTGATAGATGAGACCACTGGCTTTGCTTTGGTCGTTAATGGACACTCACTGGTTCATTGTCTGTCGCCGGAATTGGAGATCAA ATTCCTGGACATTGCCTCACAGTGCAAAGCGGTTATCTGTTGCCGGGTTACTCCGCTGCAGAAGGCTCTGGTCGTGGAACTTATTAAGCGTGCCAAAAATGCCGTCACCCTGGCCATAGGCGATGGTGCCAATGATGTATCGATGATAAAGG CTGCTCATATAGGTGTGGGCATATCGGGTCAGGAGGGCCTTCAGGCTGTTTTATCCAGCGACTATGCCATTGCCCAGTTCCGGTATCTAGAGAGGCTCTTGCTGGTCCATGGTCGTTGGTCCTACTATCGGATGTGCAAGTTTCTGCGCTACTTTTTCTACAAGAACTTTGCATTTACTCTGTGCCATTGCTGGTATTCGCTATTCTGCGGCTTCAGTGCTCAG ACCGTTTTCGATCCCATGTTCATATCGGTGTATAATCTGTTCTACACTTCGCTGCCGGTTTTATCTTTGGGGATCTTCGAGCAGGACGTATCGGATAAGAACAGCGTGGAATATCCGCGTCTCTATACGCCGGGTCTTAGGAGTGAACTCTTTAATATACGTGAATTTATATACAGCGTGCTGCATGGCGCCTTTACCTCTCTTGTCCTGTTTCTGATACCCTATGGCGTCTATAAGGATGGTGTCTCCCAAAATGGTTATATATTGAGCGATCACATGACCCTGGGAGCCGTTGTGGCCACTATACTCATTGTGGATAATACAGCACAG ATCTCTCTATACACTTCTTATTGGACCATCGTGAATCACATAACAATTTGGGGCAGCTTGGTCTGGTATTTTGTGCTGGATTACTTCTATAATTATGTCATTGGCGGGCCTTATGTGGGCTCGTTGACTCAGGCTATAAAGGATCTTACTTTTTGGATGACAATGTTGATAACGGTAATGGTACTCGTGGCTCCTGTGTTGGCGTACAAGTATTATCTTCTCGATGTCCATCCAAGTTTGTCGGATAAG ATCCGCCAAAAATCCTTAAAGAAGATCCATTCGAGAGCCTCCAGCGATGTGCGACGTACTCCATCCTCACGTCGTGGACGTCGCTCTGTACGCTCTGGTTATGCCTTTGCTCATCAG GAGGGTTTTGGACGTCTCATCACCTCGGGCAAGATCATGCACAAGATGCCGCAGGACTTTGCCTTTCCTCTGGGCTTGGGCACGAAGAAGACTCAGGCCCTGCACAACAATCTGGCCTCTGCAGATCAGACCAAGGCCAGCAATTCTTCGGGTCACCACAtgggcaacaacaacaataccaATCAGCGGCACAATCAGAACCAGAATCATTCATCGATGGCGGATATAAGTGCCGAAGGACGTGCGGCAGATGCAGGTGGCAGTGGCGCCAATGATGATATAAGTCCTCGGGCGCCCTGCCAAGATCTGGATACAATTAATCTGTAA